From one Mya arenaria isolate MELC-2E11 chromosome 4, ASM2691426v1 genomic stretch:
- the LOC128230223 gene encoding protein mono-ADP-ribosyltransferase PARP14-like isoform X3, whose product MTDDGDYMDMDFARRKLAAVEDENPPKVVTKMEENEEAWSPPLLPPRPPKDRYRRRSSSPVRVINDTLREPRRRSPRPSPTRIGRLFEESSIITLRRVVVKGLNEGVDFDIFKSFFEDEFPLESGDITFMKRCDLTHAIIIEFQTLEASQSVLTKSRSGKIRYYVFEEFITIEPCPELLTSDIHTASSAMKGSGTTTLSKAWSPPLLPPRPPKDRYRRRSSSPVRVIKGTLRESRRRSPRPSPTRIGRLFEESSIIALRRVVVKGLNEGVDLDIVKSFFEDEFPLESGDITFMNRCDLTYVIIIEFQTLEASQSILTKARSGTTRYYISKDFITIEPCPEKDKKCLLVNCIDVCTTKADIAEYLHDHCAIARETIKSIQFGTKEEAAVIQFDSPRPDIGTIRKRLSKRPFRGKLLRFDEVDTCRSIIVQNGDPGLSEDAIVSYFSRMGLSSGGEIDTVHIFLPLNAYVVVFRFAEVAQRVLAQIPHIIYAKELTVEPFFATLQATSINEITTQEPLIFNDLDGNIIRFVRKSEEYRNDLECKIETINGTVVWPCESYSDGNDESETHLKVICTIDPSKLPVKSLKVSLKNWQQICSRNIQLFFEQFETTRKILVAAQVWSTLTQYIDTTDASNWRYRVALRNSQFFSVRIVGRKEFTKDLYAIIALKADELEKDFVASHKTHGVQKVIQLNSNEMFLLRNSIALDEIGKRVSTVVIKPLGTDGLELSGRIDSIEEVLDEIQCSLNSYSREVLNSAKHGITYKTLDLLKTPETKAYITDKIDEKIGGNSKACYGLDIDKNVEVWATDKESLKKAIVIIRDSIEEKELKSLTPRHRAMLFGNDGDILFTSLQLKHMGLFISYKNKNGWISFVTVDSLIEELEEMISLFIDNHEIISEFIEVGSGRLAYLLTYKANELEAIEDEYRQKGVEITVIEGMKNGFSIKGEKQYCREVGWRLHLMVDIIIERSHGLKWDGFHECLKGNKGPTVQSKISTIGFENKCVLKILPNKRDRLMNASASLIDTKFVTTIGSLNKSLYLVAGDITDLDVDIAVVPSHSNLELSGGVGRVVGAKGGFEIQKECCDIVKAKNGRVSSGDVFVTTSGNLSVKGLLHAVTPYNDDFEQDAEGILASLVDQCISKASALGWKSIVFPLVGSGHFNFACDAVAEILLTNIITFLKEENNTVLERVYICDLDEAKLKNVIMLAKKMLDSKDNDDSGEIPTNRQCGKSIKCDVTMEPLAELQADVFVNAATQDINLRVGALGRAILDVAGDEVLDDIKHAYPVGVRYGEVAISNTGRMKDRVKEFFHGQIPNWSPNHGFAEIVLSNFVTECLQEASRRSHRSVAFPALGCGKRGYPPDVVVTTMLRAITEFSRKAPRTTVDLVKFVIPQNSTDLFKVFNEFVSENKCIETRSFVREYFDRCRSFKDLFLQRESPQIQVGPVSIKLALGNITMESAHAIVNSTNVALDLKLGRVSSMLLFTAGKVIQLECNTDEKKKQAQENKIVTTGPGRLLCKKILHLVAGKNIDQWRKCVKRCLRTAEAENLPTVSFPAIGTGQCGQSAKNIADALATTVKQYVESTKYRGVLRAIRIVIFDQEVLDVFRTTINKRLFAKRRESRNSKFFMRGTEESFERETDVNFHIFAETAKETQRVIQELHSLKTEEKIAFPSSVEHAVTDIGKRRRTVIVGIDRKDGCIAVTGLDSDVAQTKLEIERYLANNSKVALPDHWNMNVSESPKLVELQKDDSEYKMVQSLCDQMLHSGTYVKIERVQNPLLYIQFEERKREMTPKKSCRSRTSSLWYGGKSAEDASYISNHGFGRLCGTSSSYGTGVHFTKHARTAYDDFCSQDLTGVKVLMLVDVLVSDRSSIDLDVVQITESNQAYPKFIVWFKQQF is encoded by the exons ATGACCGACGATGGCGATTACATGGATATGGATTTCGCACGTCGGAAACTGGCAGCTGTTGAAGATGAAAATCCACCTAAAGTGGTTACCAAGATGGAAGAAAATGAAG AAGCCTGGAGTCCACCATTACTTCCACCGAGACCACCGAAAGACCGTTATCGTCGCAGATCTTCGAGCCCCGTACGGGTTATAAATGATACCCTTCGTGAACCTCGGCGAAGGTCGCCTCGTCCATCTCCAACGCGCATTGGTAGATTGTTTGAAGAATCATCAATAATTACATTAAGGCGTGTAGTTGTGAAAGGCCTTAACGAAGGTGTTGATTTTGATATATTCAAATCATTCTTTGAAGACGAATTTCCACTTGAATCAGGTGATATAACATTCATGAAGAGGTGCGACCTTACACACGCTATCATCATCGAATTTCAAACACTCGAAG CTTCTCAGTCCGTACTTACGAAATCACGATCAGGAAAAATCCGATATTACGTTTTTGAAGAATTCATTACGATAGAACCGTGTCCAGAACTATTGACCAGTGACATTCACACTGCATCTTCTGCGATGAAGGGAAGCGGAACGACTACCTTATCAA AAGCCTGGAGTCCACCATTACTCCCACCGAGACCACCGAAAGACCGTTATCGTCGCAGATCTTCGAGCCCCGTACGGGTTATAAAAGGTACCCTTCGTGAATCTCGGCGAAGGTCGCCTCGTCCATCTCCAACGCGCATTGGTAGATTGTTTGAAGAATCATCAATCATTGCATTAAGGCGTGTAGTTGTGAAAGGCCTTAACGAAGGTGTTGATCTTGATATAGTCAAATCATTCTTTGAAGACGAATTTCCACTTGAATCAGGTGATATAACATTCATGAATAGGTGCGACCTTACATACGTTATCATCATTGAATTTCAAACACTCgaag CTTCTCAGTCTATACTCACGAAAGCACGATCAGGGACAACCCGATATTACATTTCTAAAGATTTCATTACGATAGAACCGTGTCcagaaaaagacaaaaagtgTCTTCTGGTCAATTGTATCGATGTTTGCACAACAAAAGCGGATATTGCTGAATATCTTCATGACCACTGTGCCATTGCCAGAGAGACAATAAAGAGTATTCAGTTCGGTACAAAAGAAGAAGCTGCAGTTATTCAGTTTGATTCACCAAGACCAG ATATCGGAACCATTCGGAAACGATTGAGTAAAAGGCCATTCAGAGGGAAATTGTTGAGATTTGATGAGGTGGATACATGTAGAAGCATTATTGTTCAAAACGGAGATCCAGGTCTGTCAGAGGATGCCATCGTATCATACTTCTCAAGAATGGGCCTTAGTAGTGGCGGAGAAATAGACACAGTCCATATTTTCCTTCCCCTGAATGCATATGTTGTTGTCTTTCGATTTGCTGAAG TTGCTCAACGTGTTTTAGCACAAATTCCGCATATTATATATGCAAAAGAACTAACCGTTGAGCCATTCTTTGCAACTCTTCAAGCAACATCCATTAATGAGATCACTACTCAAGAGCCTCTTATTTTCAACGATTTGGACGGAAACATCATTAG ATTTGTACGAAAATCAGAAGAATATCGCAATGATTTGGAatgtaaaatagaaacaatCAATGGGACGGTGGTTTGGCCGTGCGAATCGTATTCTGATGGAAACGACGAAAGTGAAACACAcctgaaagttatttgtacAATTGATCCGAGCAAATTGCCTGTTAAATCTCTTAAAGTGAGTCTTAAAAACTGGCAGCAGATTTGTTCAAGAAACATTCAACTCTTTTTCGAACAATTTGAGACGACGAGAAAAATTTTGGTCGCTGCCCAG GTCTGGAGCACCTTAACTCAATACATTGACACAACTGACGCCTCAAATTGGAGATACCGAGTTGCGTTAAGAAATAGCCAGTTTTTCAGCGTGAGAATAGTCGGACGAAAGGAATTTACAAAAGACTTGTACGCCATCATTGCACTGAAGGCGGATGAACTCGAAAAGGATTTTGTCGCTTCACATAAGACACATGGTGTACAAAAAGTTATCCAACTCAATTCCAACGAAATGTTTCTTCTTCGGAATTCAATAGCACTCGATGAAATAGGAAAGCGAGTGTCTACCGTTGTGATAAAACCGTTAGGCACAGATGGCCTTGAACTTTCG GGTCGAATTGATTCGATCGAAGAAGTACTAGATGAAATACAATGCAGTTTAAACAGTTATTCGAGGGAAGTGCTTAATAGCGCTAAACATG GAATAACTTATAAGACTCTTGACCTACTAAAGACTCCGGAAACTAAGGCCTACATCACCGATAAAATCGATGAAAAAATAGGAGGAAATTCGAAAGCTTGCTACGGTCTAGACATCGACAAAAACGTTGAGGTTTGGGCTACTGATAAAGAATCTCTTAAGAAGGCCATCGTAATCATTAGAGATTCAATCGAGGAAAAAGAACTCAAATCACTAACTCCACGACATCGAGCTATGCTATTTGGAAATGACggtgatattttgtttaccaGTTTGCAGCTGAAACATATGGGTCTTTTTATtagttacaaaaacaaaaatggatGGATTAGTTTTGTCACCGTTGATTCTTTGATTGAGGAGTTGGAAGAGATGATATCCCTGTTTATAGACAACCATGAAATAATTTCGGAATTCATCGAGGTTGGCAGTGGTCGTTTAGCCTACCTTTTGACGTATAAAGCAAACGAGCTTGAAGCAATTGAAGACGAATACCGACAAAAAGGTGTTGAGATAACAGTTATAGAAGGGATGAAGAATGGCTTTTCCATTAAAGgagaaaaacaatattgtcGGGAAGTAGGTTGGAG GCTACATCTGATGGTTGACATTATTATTGAAAGAAGTCATGGACTAAAATGGGATGGTTTCCATGAATGCCTTAAGGGAAACAAAGGACCCACCGTTCAGTCAAAGATTTCAACGATAgggtttgaaaacaaatgcgTGCTTAAGATATTGCCAAATAAAAGAGACAGGCTAATGAACGCTAGCGCCAGTTTGATCGATACGAAGTTTGTCACCACAATTGGGAGTCTAAACAAGTCTTTGTACTTGGTTGCGGGTGATATTACCGACCTTGATGTTGACATTGCTGTCGTCCCATCACATTCAAACCTCGAGCTTTCCGGTGGTGTCGGGCGAGTAGTAGGAGCTAAAG GAGGTTTTGAAATTCAAAAAGAATGTTGTGACATAGTTAAAGCCAAAAATGGCCGTGTGTCATCAGGGGATGTGTTTGTCACAACTAGTGGAAACCTTTCTGTGAAAGGTTTACTGCACGCTGTCACCCCGTACAATGATGATTTCGAACAAGATGCTGAAGGAATTCTGGCGAGTTTGGTCGACCAATGTATTTCAAAGGCTTCAGCACTTGGATGGAAGTCTATAGTGTTTCCGTTGGTCGGAAGTGGTCATTTCAACTTTGCTTGTGATGCAGTTGCAGAGATTCTTCTCACGAATATTATTACGTTTCTAAAAGAGGAAAATAACACCGTTTTAGAAAGAGTTTACATTTGTGATTTGGACGAAGCAAAGCTCAAGAATGTCATAATGCTAGCTAAAAAAATGTTAGATAGCAAGGACAACGATg ATTCAGGTGAAATTCCAACAAACCGTCAATGTGGGAAGTCTataaaatgtgatgtcacaATGGAGCCTCTAGCCGAACTGCAG GCGGACGTTTTTGTGAATGCAGCTACCCAGGATATTAATCTTCGGGTAGGTGCTCTTGGGAGGGCTATTTTAGATGTTGCTGGAGATGAGGTTTTGGACGATATCAAACACGCTTATCCTGTTGGTGTTCGATATGGCGAAGTAGCTATTTCTAACACTGGGCGAATGAAAGACCGCGTTAAGGAATTTTTCCATGGACAGATCCCTAATTGGAGTCCGAACCATGGATTTGCAGAAATC GTCTTATCCAACTTTGTGACTGAGTGTCTACAGGAGGCCAGTCGGCGTAGTCATCGTTCAGTTGCATTCCCCGCGCTCGGATGTGGCAAGAGAGGATACCCACCTGACGTTGTAGTGACAACTATGCTTCGTGCAATTACCGAATTTTCAAGGAAAGCTCCAAGAACTACAGTTGATCTTGTGAAATTTGTTATTCCTCAAAATAGTACAGATCTTTTCAag GTGTTTAATGAGTTTGTAtctgaaaacaaatgtattgaaaCGAGAAGCTTTGTCAGAGAATACTTTGATCGTTGCCGGTCATTCAAGGACCTATTTCTTCAAA GAGAAAGTCCCCAGATTCAAGTAGGTCCTGTGTCTATTAAGTTGGCCCTTGGAAACATAACCATGGAGAGCGCACACGCAATTGTTAATTCAACAAATGTCGCCTTGGATTTAAAGCTTGGTCGTGTGTCATCTATGCTTCTATTTACCGCAGGAAAGGTCATTCAGCTTGAATGCAACACTGACG agaagaaaaaacaagcccaggaaaataaaatagttacaACAGGCCCAGGGAGACTATTATGCAAGAAAATCCTGCACTTGGTCGCCGGAAAAAACATTGACCAGTGGAGAAAATGCGTGAAACGTTGTCTCCGGACGGCGGAAGCGGAGAATCTGCCAACTGTATCGTTTCCTGCAATTGGAACAG GTCAATGTGGACAATCTGCCAAGAACATTGCCGACGCGTTGGCAACAACTGTGAAGCAGTATGTTGAAAGCACTAAATATAGGGGCGTCCTCAGAGCCATTAGAATTGTCATCTTTGATCAGGAAGTGTTAGACGTGTTTAGAACAACCATCAACAAGCGGCTCTTTGCCAAACGGAGGGAGTCGAGGAATTCTAAATTCt TCATGAGAGGGACAGAAGAAAGTTTTGAACGTGAAACTGATGTCAACTTCCACATATTTGCTGAGACAGCGAAAGAAACACAACGAGTCATTCAGGAACTTCATTCCTTGAAGACGGAGGAGAAGATCGCTTTTCCATCGTCGGTT GAACACGCAGTTACAGATATAGGAAAACGTAGAAGGACGGTTATAGTTGGTATAGACAGGAAGGATGGATGCATTGCCGTGACTGGCCTTGACAGTGATGTTGCACAGACCAAACTAGAAATAGAAAGATATCTGGCAAACAATTCAAAGG TTGCACTTCCAGACCATTGGAACATGAATGTATCCGAATCTCCAAAACTGGTTGAGCTGCAAAAAGATGACTCCGAATACAAGATGGTACAGAGTCTTTGTGATCAGATGCTTCATTCTGGTACATATGTCAAG ATTGAGCGCGTCCAGAATCCTTTGCTGTACATACAGTTTGAAGAACGAAAACGTGAAATGACGCCAAAAAAAAGTTGCAGAAGTCGAACGAGCTCTTTATGGTATGGTGGAAAAAGTGCTGAAGATGCCTCGTATATTTCAAATCATGGATTCGGCAGGCTTTGTGGAACAA GCTCTTCATACGGAACGGGAGTACATTTTACCAAACACGCCCGCACTGCGTATGATGATTTCTGCAGCCAGGATCTCACAGGAGTGAAGGTTTTGATGCTTGTAGATGTGCTCGTCAGCGATCGATCCTCAATTGACTTAGATGTAGTTCAAATAACGGAGTCGAACCAGGCATATCCAAAATTTATCGTTTGGTTTAAGCAACAGTTTTAA
- the LOC128230223 gene encoding uncharacterized protein LOC128230223 isoform X4 produces MTDDGDYMDMDFARRKLAAVEDENPPKVVTKMEENEEAWSPPLLPPRPPKDRYRRRSSSPVRVINDTLREPRRRSPRPSPTRIGRLFEESSIITLRRVVVKGLNEGVDFDIFKSFFEDEFPLESGDITFMKRCDLTHAIIIEFQTLEASQSVLTKSRSGKIRYYVFEEFITIEPCPELLTSDIHTASSAMKGSGTTTLSKAWSPPLLPPRPPKDRYRRRSSSPVRVIKGTLRESRRRSPRPSPTRIGRLFEESSIIALRRVVVKGLNEGVDLDIVKSFFEDEFPLESGDITFMNRCDLTYVIIIEFQTLEASQSILTKARSGTTRYYISKDFITIEPCPEKDKKCLLVNCIDVCTTKADIAEYLHDHCAIARETIKSIQFGTKEEAAVIQFDSPRPDIGTIRKRLSKRPFRGKLLRFDEVDTCRSIIVQNGDPGLSEDAIVSYFSRMGLSSGGEIDTVHIFLPLNAYVVVFRFAEVAQRVLAQIPHIIYAKELTVEPFFATLQATSINEITTQEPLIFNDLDGNIIRFVRKSEEYRNDLECKIETINGTVVWPCESYSDGNDESETHLKVICTIDPSKLPVKSLKVSLKNWQQICSRNIQLFFEQFETTRKILVAAQVWSTLTQYIDTTDASNWRYRVALRNSQFFSVRIVGRKEFTKDLYAIIALKADELEKDFVASHKTHGVQKVIQLNSNEMFLLRNSIALDEIGKRVSTVVIKPLGTDGLELSGRIDSIEEVLDEIQCSLNSYSREVLNSAKHGITYKTLDLLKTPETKAYITDKIDEKIGGNSKACYGLDIDKNVEVWATDKESLKKAIVIIRDSIEEKELKSLTPRHRAMLFGNDGDILFTSLQLKHMGLFISYKNKNGWISFVTVDSLIEELEEMISLFIDNHEIISEFIEVGSGRLAYLLTYKANELEAIEDEYRQKGVEITVIEGMKNGFSIKGEKQYCREVGWRLHLMVDIIIERSHGLKWDGFHECLKGNKGPTVQSKISTIGFENKCVLKILPNKRDRLMNASASLIDTKFVTTIGSLNKSLYLVAGDITDLDVDIAVVPSHSNLELSGGVGRVVGAKGGFEIQKECCDIVKAKNGRVSSGDVFVTTSGNLSVKGLLHAVTPYNDDFEQDAEGILASLVDQCISKASALGWKSIVFPLVGSGHFNFACDAVAEILLTNIITFLKEENNTVLERVYICDLDEAKLKNVIMLAKKMLDSKDNDDSGEIPTNRQCGKSIKCDVTMEPLAELQADVFVNAATQDINLRVLSNFVTECLQEASRRSHRSVAFPALGCGKRGYPPDVVVTTMLRAITEFSRKAPRTTVDLVKFVIPQNSTDLFKVFNEFVSENKCIETRSFVREYFDRCRSFKDLFLQRESPQIQVGPVSIKLALGNITMESAHAIVNSTNVALDLKLGRVSSMLLFTAGKVIQLECNTDEKKKQAQENKIVTTGPGRLLCKKILHLVAGKNIDQWRKCVKRCLRTAEAENLPTVSFPAIGTGQCGQSAKNIADALATTVKQYVESTKYRGVLRAIRIVIFDQEVLDVFRTTINKRLFAKRRESRNSKFFMRGTEESFERETDVNFHIFAETAKETQRVIQELHSLKTEEKIAFPSSVVSRLSESQEHAVTDIGKRRRTVIVGIDRKDGCIAVTGLDSDVAQTKLEIERYLANNSKVALPDHWNMNVSESPKLVELQKDDSEYKMVQSLCDQMLHSGTYVKIERVQNPLLYIQFEERKREMTPKKSCRSRTSSLWYGGKSAEDASYISNHGFGRLCGTSSSYGTGVHFTKHARTAYDDFCSQDLTGVKVLMLVDVLVSDRSSIDLDVVQITESNQAYPKFIVWFKQQF; encoded by the exons ATGACCGACGATGGCGATTACATGGATATGGATTTCGCACGTCGGAAACTGGCAGCTGTTGAAGATGAAAATCCACCTAAAGTGGTTACCAAGATGGAAGAAAATGAAG AAGCCTGGAGTCCACCATTACTTCCACCGAGACCACCGAAAGACCGTTATCGTCGCAGATCTTCGAGCCCCGTACGGGTTATAAATGATACCCTTCGTGAACCTCGGCGAAGGTCGCCTCGTCCATCTCCAACGCGCATTGGTAGATTGTTTGAAGAATCATCAATAATTACATTAAGGCGTGTAGTTGTGAAAGGCCTTAACGAAGGTGTTGATTTTGATATATTCAAATCATTCTTTGAAGACGAATTTCCACTTGAATCAGGTGATATAACATTCATGAAGAGGTGCGACCTTACACACGCTATCATCATCGAATTTCAAACACTCGAAG CTTCTCAGTCCGTACTTACGAAATCACGATCAGGAAAAATCCGATATTACGTTTTTGAAGAATTCATTACGATAGAACCGTGTCCAGAACTATTGACCAGTGACATTCACACTGCATCTTCTGCGATGAAGGGAAGCGGAACGACTACCTTATCAA AAGCCTGGAGTCCACCATTACTCCCACCGAGACCACCGAAAGACCGTTATCGTCGCAGATCTTCGAGCCCCGTACGGGTTATAAAAGGTACCCTTCGTGAATCTCGGCGAAGGTCGCCTCGTCCATCTCCAACGCGCATTGGTAGATTGTTTGAAGAATCATCAATCATTGCATTAAGGCGTGTAGTTGTGAAAGGCCTTAACGAAGGTGTTGATCTTGATATAGTCAAATCATTCTTTGAAGACGAATTTCCACTTGAATCAGGTGATATAACATTCATGAATAGGTGCGACCTTACATACGTTATCATCATTGAATTTCAAACACTCgaag CTTCTCAGTCTATACTCACGAAAGCACGATCAGGGACAACCCGATATTACATTTCTAAAGATTTCATTACGATAGAACCGTGTCcagaaaaagacaaaaagtgTCTTCTGGTCAATTGTATCGATGTTTGCACAACAAAAGCGGATATTGCTGAATATCTTCATGACCACTGTGCCATTGCCAGAGAGACAATAAAGAGTATTCAGTTCGGTACAAAAGAAGAAGCTGCAGTTATTCAGTTTGATTCACCAAGACCAG ATATCGGAACCATTCGGAAACGATTGAGTAAAAGGCCATTCAGAGGGAAATTGTTGAGATTTGATGAGGTGGATACATGTAGAAGCATTATTGTTCAAAACGGAGATCCAGGTCTGTCAGAGGATGCCATCGTATCATACTTCTCAAGAATGGGCCTTAGTAGTGGCGGAGAAATAGACACAGTCCATATTTTCCTTCCCCTGAATGCATATGTTGTTGTCTTTCGATTTGCTGAAG TTGCTCAACGTGTTTTAGCACAAATTCCGCATATTATATATGCAAAAGAACTAACCGTTGAGCCATTCTTTGCAACTCTTCAAGCAACATCCATTAATGAGATCACTACTCAAGAGCCTCTTATTTTCAACGATTTGGACGGAAACATCATTAG ATTTGTACGAAAATCAGAAGAATATCGCAATGATTTGGAatgtaaaatagaaacaatCAATGGGACGGTGGTTTGGCCGTGCGAATCGTATTCTGATGGAAACGACGAAAGTGAAACACAcctgaaagttatttgtacAATTGATCCGAGCAAATTGCCTGTTAAATCTCTTAAAGTGAGTCTTAAAAACTGGCAGCAGATTTGTTCAAGAAACATTCAACTCTTTTTCGAACAATTTGAGACGACGAGAAAAATTTTGGTCGCTGCCCAG GTCTGGAGCACCTTAACTCAATACATTGACACAACTGACGCCTCAAATTGGAGATACCGAGTTGCGTTAAGAAATAGCCAGTTTTTCAGCGTGAGAATAGTCGGACGAAAGGAATTTACAAAAGACTTGTACGCCATCATTGCACTGAAGGCGGATGAACTCGAAAAGGATTTTGTCGCTTCACATAAGACACATGGTGTACAAAAAGTTATCCAACTCAATTCCAACGAAATGTTTCTTCTTCGGAATTCAATAGCACTCGATGAAATAGGAAAGCGAGTGTCTACCGTTGTGATAAAACCGTTAGGCACAGATGGCCTTGAACTTTCG GGTCGAATTGATTCGATCGAAGAAGTACTAGATGAAATACAATGCAGTTTAAACAGTTATTCGAGGGAAGTGCTTAATAGCGCTAAACATG GAATAACTTATAAGACTCTTGACCTACTAAAGACTCCGGAAACTAAGGCCTACATCACCGATAAAATCGATGAAAAAATAGGAGGAAATTCGAAAGCTTGCTACGGTCTAGACATCGACAAAAACGTTGAGGTTTGGGCTACTGATAAAGAATCTCTTAAGAAGGCCATCGTAATCATTAGAGATTCAATCGAGGAAAAAGAACTCAAATCACTAACTCCACGACATCGAGCTATGCTATTTGGAAATGACggtgatattttgtttaccaGTTTGCAGCTGAAACATATGGGTCTTTTTATtagttacaaaaacaaaaatggatGGATTAGTTTTGTCACCGTTGATTCTTTGATTGAGGAGTTGGAAGAGATGATATCCCTGTTTATAGACAACCATGAAATAATTTCGGAATTCATCGAGGTTGGCAGTGGTCGTTTAGCCTACCTTTTGACGTATAAAGCAAACGAGCTTGAAGCAATTGAAGACGAATACCGACAAAAAGGTGTTGAGATAACAGTTATAGAAGGGATGAAGAATGGCTTTTCCATTAAAGgagaaaaacaatattgtcGGGAAGTAGGTTGGAG GCTACATCTGATGGTTGACATTATTATTGAAAGAAGTCATGGACTAAAATGGGATGGTTTCCATGAATGCCTTAAGGGAAACAAAGGACCCACCGTTCAGTCAAAGATTTCAACGATAgggtttgaaaacaaatgcgTGCTTAAGATATTGCCAAATAAAAGAGACAGGCTAATGAACGCTAGCGCCAGTTTGATCGATACGAAGTTTGTCACCACAATTGGGAGTCTAAACAAGTCTTTGTACTTGGTTGCGGGTGATATTACCGACCTTGATGTTGACATTGCTGTCGTCCCATCACATTCAAACCTCGAGCTTTCCGGTGGTGTCGGGCGAGTAGTAGGAGCTAAAG GAGGTTTTGAAATTCAAAAAGAATGTTGTGACATAGTTAAAGCCAAAAATGGCCGTGTGTCATCAGGGGATGTGTTTGTCACAACTAGTGGAAACCTTTCTGTGAAAGGTTTACTGCACGCTGTCACCCCGTACAATGATGATTTCGAACAAGATGCTGAAGGAATTCTGGCGAGTTTGGTCGACCAATGTATTTCAAAGGCTTCAGCACTTGGATGGAAGTCTATAGTGTTTCCGTTGGTCGGAAGTGGTCATTTCAACTTTGCTTGTGATGCAGTTGCAGAGATTCTTCTCACGAATATTATTACGTTTCTAAAAGAGGAAAATAACACCGTTTTAGAAAGAGTTTACATTTGTGATTTGGACGAAGCAAAGCTCAAGAATGTCATAATGCTAGCTAAAAAAATGTTAGATAGCAAGGACAACGATg ATTCAGGTGAAATTCCAACAAACCGTCAATGTGGGAAGTCTataaaatgtgatgtcacaATGGAGCCTCTAGCCGAACTGCAG GCGGACGTTTTTGTGAATGCAGCTACCCAGGATATTAATCTTCGG GTCTTATCCAACTTTGTGACTGAGTGTCTACAGGAGGCCAGTCGGCGTAGTCATCGTTCAGTTGCATTCCCCGCGCTCGGATGTGGCAAGAGAGGATACCCACCTGACGTTGTAGTGACAACTATGCTTCGTGCAATTACCGAATTTTCAAGGAAAGCTCCAAGAACTACAGTTGATCTTGTGAAATTTGTTATTCCTCAAAATAGTACAGATCTTTTCAag GTGTTTAATGAGTTTGTAtctgaaaacaaatgtattgaaaCGAGAAGCTTTGTCAGAGAATACTTTGATCGTTGCCGGTCATTCAAGGACCTATTTCTTCAAA GAGAAAGTCCCCAGATTCAAGTAGGTCCTGTGTCTATTAAGTTGGCCCTTGGAAACATAACCATGGAGAGCGCACACGCAATTGTTAATTCAACAAATGTCGCCTTGGATTTAAAGCTTGGTCGTGTGTCATCTATGCTTCTATTTACCGCAGGAAAGGTCATTCAGCTTGAATGCAACACTGACG agaagaaaaaacaagcccaggaaaataaaatagttacaACAGGCCCAGGGAGACTATTATGCAAGAAAATCCTGCACTTGGTCGCCGGAAAAAACATTGACCAGTGGAGAAAATGCGTGAAACGTTGTCTCCGGACGGCGGAAGCGGAGAATCTGCCAACTGTATCGTTTCCTGCAATTGGAACAG GTCAATGTGGACAATCTGCCAAGAACATTGCCGACGCGTTGGCAACAACTGTGAAGCAGTATGTTGAAAGCACTAAATATAGGGGCGTCCTCAGAGCCATTAGAATTGTCATCTTTGATCAGGAAGTGTTAGACGTGTTTAGAACAACCATCAACAAGCGGCTCTTTGCCAAACGGAGGGAGTCGAGGAATTCTAAATTCt TCATGAGAGGGACAGAAGAAAGTTTTGAACGTGAAACTGATGTCAACTTCCACATATTTGCTGAGACAGCGAAAGAAACACAACGAGTCATTCAGGAACTTCATTCCTTGAAGACGGAGGAGAAGATCGCTTTTCCATCGTCGGTTGTAAGCCGTCTTTCAGAATCACag GAACACGCAGTTACAGATATAGGAAAACGTAGAAGGACGGTTATAGTTGGTATAGACAGGAAGGATGGATGCATTGCCGTGACTGGCCTTGACAGTGATGTTGCACAGACCAAACTAGAAATAGAAAGATATCTGGCAAACAATTCAAAGG TTGCACTTCCAGACCATTGGAACATGAATGTATCCGAATCTCCAAAACTGGTTGAGCTGCAAAAAGATGACTCCGAATACAAGATGGTACAGAGTCTTTGTGATCAGATGCTTCATTCTGGTACATATGTCAAG ATTGAGCGCGTCCAGAATCCTTTGCTGTACATACAGTTTGAAGAACGAAAACGTGAAATGACGCCAAAAAAAAGTTGCAGAAGTCGAACGAGCTCTTTATGGTATGGTGGAAAAAGTGCTGAAGATGCCTCGTATATTTCAAATCATGGATTCGGCAGGCTTTGTGGAACAA GCTCTTCATACGGAACGGGAGTACATTTTACCAAACACGCCCGCACTGCGTATGATGATTTCTGCAGCCAGGATCTCACAGGAGTGAAGGTTTTGATGCTTGTAGATGTGCTCGTCAGCGATCGATCCTCAATTGACTTAGATGTAGTTCAAATAACGGAGTCGAACCAGGCATATCCAAAATTTATCGTTTGGTTTAAGCAACAGTTTTAA